CAGAATTACTCCGCCACATTGGAAACTTCAGAGGAGCAGGAGGTTGTAAGGGAGGGACCATATGCAAGAGTTCGTCACCCAATCTACAGTTCGCACATGCTTTTCAATTTTGGAATGGTCCTAGTATCAGAGACCTGGCTTCTACTCTTGCCACTGATTATCGCAATGCCTTTCACGTACAACAGAATCTTCAACGAGGAGAA
The Candidatus Thorarchaeota archaeon DNA segment above includes these coding regions:
- a CDS encoding isoprenylcysteine carboxylmethyltransferase family protein, whose product is LDIIDRSYVALPVLLRYIGIILGIISIGYVYWAHNTLRQNYSATLETSEEQEVVREGPYARVRHPIYSSHMLFNFGMVLVSETWLLLLPLIIAMPFTYNRIFNEEKMMIEEFGEEYEEYMEETGRLFPKII